TCTTCGAGAACGGCGACCCCGAGCGGGTGATCGAGTTCGACCCGGCCCGGGCGCCCTTCCAGCACGACGGGAAGGCGGGCTCGATCCTCGACGTGCTGCTCGGGCACGGCATCCACCTCGAGCATGCCTGCGGCGGGAACTGCGCCTGCACCACGTGCCACGTGATCGTGAAGGGCGGCGGCGACACGCTCTCCGCGTCCGACGAGAGTGAGGACGACCTGCTCGACAAGGCCCCGGGGCTCACCCCCACCTCCCGCCTCGGCTGCCAGGCGGTGGTGGAGGATCCCGACGCCGAGATCGTGGTCGTCATCCCCCGCTACACCATCAACCA
The DNA window shown above is from Deltaproteobacteria bacterium and carries:
- a CDS encoding 2Fe-2S iron-sulfur cluster binding domain-containing protein, translated to MIEFDPARAPFQHDGKAGSILDVLLGHGIHLEHACGGNCACTTCHVIVKGGGDTLSASDESEDDLLDKAPGLTPTSRLGCQAVVEDPDAEIVVVIPRYTINQIVSEHGG